From the Nitrobacter hamburgensis X14 genome, one window contains:
- a CDS encoding DUF3551 domain-containing protein has protein sequence MIAQSDAYCLQGDGWGYSGDCRFSTFEACRATASGIGGTCDRNPSGSNYYPTLGW, from the coding sequence ATGATCGCTCAATCTGATGCCTACTGCTTGCAAGGCGATGGTTGGGGTTACTCCGGTGATTGCCGGTTCTCGACCTTTGAGGCATGCAGAGCAACGGCGTCAGGAATTGGCGGAACGTGCGATAGAAATCCGAGCGGGTCGAACTACTATCCTACCCTTGGGTGGTAG
- a CDS encoding cytochrome P460 family protein produces MKKRSLISLSISVSIAILVAGAAISAQDKYTLQVPNGLAFSEFRGYEDWPVIAISENEGLIAVIVGNPAMIGAYKEGVPGNGKPFPDGAKMAKIHWTPKKQEAYPGQSSVPGTQHDIDFMVKDSKRFADSGGWGWGAFDYDPAADTFKPSTTASNPPQESDAKCGFACHTAVQNRDYVFTEYGKR; encoded by the coding sequence ATGAAAAAACGCTCGCTGATCAGTCTCAGCATTTCGGTGTCGATCGCTATCTTGGTAGCCGGTGCCGCGATTTCCGCGCAAGACAAGTACACTTTGCAAGTACCGAATGGGCTCGCCTTCTCTGAGTTCAGGGGATACGAGGACTGGCCTGTGATCGCGATCAGTGAGAACGAAGGCCTTATTGCTGTGATCGTCGGGAATCCGGCAATGATCGGCGCCTATAAGGAAGGCGTGCCCGGCAATGGCAAGCCTTTTCCAGACGGCGCGAAAATGGCGAAAATTCATTGGACACCGAAAAAACAAGAGGCGTACCCCGGTCAGTCATCCGTGCCAGGTACGCAGCATGACATTGATTTCATGGTGAAGGACAGCAAGAGGTTCGCGGATAGCGGCGGATGGGGATGGGGCGCGTTCGACTATGACCCGGCGGCCGATACGTTTAAGCCCTCTACCACAGCCTCCAACCCGCCGCAGGAAAGCGACGCGAAGTGCGGGTTCGCTTGCCACACGGCGGTGCAGAACCGCGACTACGTATTCACGGAGTACGGAAAGAGGTGA
- a CDS encoding PRC-barrel domain-containing protein — MSMKKRGTDHLIASDRKSGKAVYGAEKKKIGSIKRVMVDRKSGEIAHAVLGFGGFLGFGDDHHMVPWNLLRYDADLGVYSSDISGSRLKGRPKHGTETIFDRNARYAVLDKYDNEWVMYPG, encoded by the coding sequence ATGTCCATGAAAAAAAGGGGAACCGACCACTTGATCGCCAGCGATAGAAAGTCTGGGAAGGCTGTCTACGGCGCCGAGAAAAAGAAGATAGGTTCAATCAAACGTGTGATGGTTGACAGGAAGAGCGGGGAAATTGCCCACGCCGTACTCGGTTTCGGCGGCTTCCTTGGCTTCGGCGACGATCATCACATGGTACCGTGGAACCTGCTGAGATACGACGCTGATCTTGGTGTGTACAGTTCCGACATAAGCGGGAGCCGGCTGAAAGGCCGCCCGAAGCACGGCACCGAGACCATCTTTGACCGGAATGCCCGATACGCAGTGCTCGACAAGTATGATAACGAGTGGGTGATGTATCCCGGCTGA
- the rlmB gene encoding 23S rRNA (guanosine(2251)-2'-O)-methyltransferase RlmB, with protein sequence MSDRDPHPRFRRASRPWGDSHARKAGDRKRPPGRGSARNGRETGADGPAILYGWHTVTAALANPRRRIRKLLLTENAARRLANENIETRLTPEIVRPSAIDQRLGPDAVHQGLLAEADPLPSPDIDTLAQEGIVLVLDQITDPHNVGAIMRSAAAFAVKAIVTTARHSPEATGVLAKSASGALELVPLVLVQNLARALTELNDRGFMTVGLDSAGGEDLAAIQLRQPLALVLGAEGKGLRQLTRETCNAVARLDMPGDIKSLNVSNAAVLALYIGASRLGLMR encoded by the coding sequence ATGAGCGATCGTGATCCACACCCACGATTCCGGCGCGCGTCCCGGCCATGGGGAGACAGCCACGCCAGGAAAGCCGGAGACCGGAAACGCCCACCGGGGCGAGGTTCGGCGCGGAATGGCCGCGAGACCGGAGCCGACGGCCCGGCCATCCTTTACGGTTGGCACACGGTGACGGCCGCACTGGCCAATCCGCGCCGCCGAATCCGGAAGCTGCTGCTGACCGAAAACGCGGCACGGCGGCTCGCCAATGAAAACATCGAGACACGGCTCACGCCCGAGATCGTGCGCCCGAGTGCGATCGACCAGCGTCTCGGCCCAGACGCGGTGCATCAGGGGCTGCTCGCCGAAGCCGATCCCCTGCCCTCGCCGGATATCGACACGCTGGCGCAGGAAGGCATCGTGCTGGTGCTGGACCAGATCACCGATCCACACAATGTCGGCGCGATCATGCGATCGGCCGCAGCTTTTGCTGTGAAGGCGATCGTCACCACGGCACGTCACAGCCCCGAGGCCACCGGCGTGCTGGCAAAGTCTGCCTCCGGCGCGCTGGAGCTTGTGCCGCTCGTGCTGGTGCAGAATCTGGCGCGGGCACTGACCGAACTGAACGACCGCGGCTTCATGACCGTCGGCCTCGACAGCGCCGGCGGCGAGGATCTCGCCGCTATTCAACTGCGGCAACCGCTGGCGCTGGTGCTCGGCGCCGAAGGCAAGGGCCTGCGGCAGTTGACCAGGGAGACATGCAACGCGGTCGCGCGCCTCGACATGCCCGGCGACATCAAGAGTCTCAACGTCTCCAATGCCGCAGTGCTCGCGCTCTATATCGGTGCCAGCCGTCTCGGCCTGATGCGCTGA
- a CDS encoding ATP-binding protein has product MAQTVKADANPTKAFFVRMITRDISLEDCILDLIDNSVDGAWKLEGGRPMSLADGADLSKYRIEIEASPKRFSIRDNCGGITLDDAVEYAFTFGRKDKDTPDNYSIGVYGIGMKRAVFKIGEQIAIRSTYTSKEGNTESFRVPIDVPTWLADQKRDWDFDIETADALPAKGVEIAVEDLHEGIAASFSSPVFIQDLKRTIGRDYALHIRRGLSVLVNGENIKGWKIELLQGGGMEPMRISYSDGDNGDPVNVELLAGMAAPPPESSEPDETSDGDNRFGWYVAATDELFLLLIKAIFLGGAQMVGLNGIRNTPASWA; this is encoded by the coding sequence ATGGCGCAAACTGTGAAGGCTGACGCGAATCCGACGAAGGCTTTCTTCGTACGGATGATTACCCGTGATATTTCTCTCGAAGATTGCATCCTGGATTTAATCGACAACAGCGTCGATGGGGCTTGGAAGCTCGAAGGCGGCAGGCCAATGAGCCTCGCAGACGGGGCCGATCTCTCGAAATATCGAATCGAAATTGAAGCCTCACCAAAGCGTTTTTCTATAAGAGATAACTGCGGAGGGATAACGTTAGACGATGCTGTCGAGTACGCTTTTACATTCGGCAGAAAAGATAAGGACACGCCTGATAACTACAGTATCGGAGTTTACGGTATAGGCATGAAACGCGCCGTCTTCAAAATCGGCGAGCAGATTGCAATTAGGAGTACGTACACCTCCAAAGAAGGAAATACGGAATCGTTTAGAGTGCCCATCGATGTGCCGACATGGCTTGCCGATCAAAAACGCGATTGGGATTTCGACATTGAGACAGCAGACGCCCTTCCCGCCAAGGGAGTTGAGATTGCTGTAGAAGATCTTCATGAAGGCATTGCAGCATCATTTAGCAGCCCTGTATTTATTCAAGACCTCAAACGCACCATTGGTCGAGACTACGCTCTACATATTCGTCGCGGACTATCCGTTCTGGTGAATGGCGAAAATATAAAGGGATGGAAGATAGAACTTCTCCAAGGCGGTGGTATGGAGCCTATGAGGATTTCGTACTCAGACGGAGATAATGGCGACCCAGTCAACGTCGAACTTCTGGCTGGCATGGCTGCTCCTCCACCTGAAAGTTCTGAACCAGACGAAACTTCGGACGGAGACAACAGATTTGGCTGGTATGTTGCTGCAACGGACGAATTGTTCTTGCTGCTGATAAAAGCGATATTTCTGGGTGGGGCACAGATGGTTGGCCTCAATGGCATCCGCAATACTCCGGCTTCATGGGCATAA
- a CDS encoding O-methyltransferase — protein sequence MASFNVVNYSLRPNKSIQRSLVFDGIKTLQASSTIDELIYIGFGSIWFTDFTLAHRELRIRDMISIEGDEIGAKRANFNRPFKTVRIESGFSNDVIPKLLSDKKLQSKPWLMWLDYDRSLEESTVDDMRAVIEGAPQNSIFLMTINASGGPIAKAPKNRPQRIKSLLGSVVPDDLSQDACQEDQLPSTLGKLLEDFLISTAVSAARPGGFLPAFRLIYKDGTPMVTVGGLLPAKGAVPAAREATSSATWPGFPPMPIIAPHLTLREVAVLQAELPRKRSLDRKAVQRLGFDLEEEQIRAFERYYRYYPAFAQITT from the coding sequence ATGGCTTCGTTCAATGTTGTGAACTACAGCCTTCGACCAAACAAGTCTATTCAGAGAAGTTTGGTTTTTGATGGAATTAAGACACTTCAGGCGAGCTCGACGATCGACGAGCTAATCTACATCGGATTTGGATCTATCTGGTTCACTGATTTCACCCTAGCTCATCGCGAGTTGCGTATTCGTGATATGATCTCCATCGAGGGCGATGAGATAGGCGCCAAGCGCGCGAACTTCAATCGACCGTTTAAGACAGTTCGTATTGAATCCGGGTTTTCGAATGACGTAATCCCGAAGCTCTTATCGGACAAGAAGCTCCAATCGAAGCCTTGGCTAATGTGGCTCGACTATGATCGATCCTTGGAGGAGTCGACCGTTGATGACATGCGAGCGGTCATTGAGGGAGCCCCGCAAAATAGCATATTCCTGATGACTATAAATGCCTCAGGCGGTCCGATAGCAAAAGCACCGAAAAACAGACCGCAACGTATCAAGTCATTGCTTGGCTCTGTCGTTCCGGATGATTTGTCGCAAGACGCTTGTCAAGAAGATCAACTTCCTTCAACGCTTGGAAAATTACTTGAAGACTTCTTGATTTCGACTGCAGTATCGGCTGCTCGACCTGGTGGTTTTCTGCCGGCTTTCCGCCTCATCTACAAGGATGGCACTCCTATGGTTACAGTTGGTGGACTATTGCCAGCTAAGGGCGCGGTGCCGGCAGCGAGAGAAGCCACCAGTAGCGCCACATGGCCCGGATTCCCTCCGATGCCAATAATCGCGCCTCATCTCACTTTGCGAGAAGTTGCTGTCTTACAGGCAGAGCTACCCAGGAAACGTTCGCTAGATCGGAAGGCGGTTCAAAGACTCGGCTTTGATCTTGAGGAAGAGCAGATTAGGGCCTTCGAGCGGTATTATCGATATTACCCAGCCTTCGCACAGATCACGACATAG
- a CDS encoding DNA cytosine methyltransferase: MIGGKGCFVQEAPRIVDLFCGCGGFSLGAEAAGLAPTVAFDVDPILTSSFSVNHPHTRLKLADLSKVTGAEIRQEAGGQVDGVFGGPPCQAFSAIGHRNVNDPRRTLLGHFFRLVSELNPSFFVMENVKGLGYADARPTLDDALSLVPGKYNVLVDGI, from the coding sequence ATGATCGGGGGAAAGGGCTGTTTTGTGCAAGAGGCACCCAGAATCGTTGACTTATTCTGCGGGTGTGGGGGGTTTTCGCTAGGGGCTGAAGCGGCCGGTCTGGCGCCTACGGTCGCGTTCGATGTCGATCCTATTCTCACGTCGTCGTTTTCTGTCAATCATCCACATACACGACTCAAACTCGCCGACCTATCGAAGGTAACGGGAGCTGAAATTCGACAAGAGGCTGGGGGGCAGGTCGACGGGGTTTTCGGCGGCCCACCTTGCCAGGCATTCAGCGCAATCGGGCATCGCAACGTGAACGATCCGCGGCGAACCCTTCTTGGGCACTTTTTTCGGTTGGTATCCGAACTGAATCCGTCATTCTTCGTGATGGAGAACGTAAAAGGGCTAGGGTACGCGGACGCGCGCCCGACGCTGGATGATGCGCTAAGCCTCGTTCCAGGCAAGTATAATGTACTAGTGGATGGAATCTAA
- a CDS encoding IS630 family transposase, whose product MRTGIFITLKPADRRHLKALARNRNTPHKHVWRAEIVLLSADGFGTHEIMRRTGKSKTCVWRWQERFMVAGYDGLLHDKTRPSRIPPLGSGIAERVVALTRTEPPAEATHWTSAMMAKVVDISASSVQRIWRAHGLQPHRVKQFKLSTDPRFVDKLRDVVGLYVDPPAHAVVLSVDEKSQIQALDRTQPGLPIKKGRAGTMTHDYKRHGTTTLFAALNVLDGTVIGRNMQRHRHQEFIRFLNAVEAQVPPRKQIHAIVDNYATHKHPKVRQWLARHPRWAFHFTPTSASWLNAVEGFFAKLTKRRLKRGIFRSVVDLQAAINRFVIEHNAEPKPFTWTADPNKIIRAVRRGHQVLDSIH is encoded by the coding sequence ATGCGAACCGGAATTTTCATCACCCTTAAGCCTGCCGACCGCCGCCATCTGAAGGCGCTGGCGCGGAATCGCAACACCCCACACAAGCATGTTTGGCGGGCCGAGATCGTACTGTTGAGCGCGGACGGTTTCGGCACCCATGAGATCATGCGCCGGACCGGCAAGTCGAAGACCTGTGTGTGGCGCTGGCAGGAACGCTTCATGGTGGCGGGTTATGACGGCCTCCTGCACGATAAGACACGCCCCTCGCGCATTCCGCCGCTGGGGTCGGGCATCGCTGAACGCGTCGTGGCGCTCACCCGGACCGAGCCGCCAGCAGAGGCGACCCACTGGACCTCGGCCATGATGGCGAAGGTCGTCGATATCAGCGCGAGTTCCGTTCAACGCATCTGGCGCGCCCATGGGCTGCAGCCGCACCGGGTGAAACAGTTCAAGCTCTCCACTGACCCGCGCTTCGTCGACAAATTGCGCGATGTCGTCGGCCTCTATGTCGATCCGCCCGCCCATGCCGTCGTTCTCTCGGTCGATGAAAAAAGCCAAATCCAGGCGCTCGACCGCACCCAGCCCGGCTTGCCAATAAAGAAGGGTCGCGCCGGGACGATGACCCACGACTACAAGCGTCATGGCACGACGACACTGTTTGCGGCCCTCAACGTCCTCGACGGCACCGTCATTGGCCGCAATATGCAGCGCCATCGGCACCAGGAGTTCATCCGCTTCCTCAACGCCGTCGAAGCGCAGGTGCCGCCGCGAAAGCAAATCCACGCTATCGTCGACAACTATGCAACCCACAAGCACCCGAAAGTGCGCCAGTGGTTGGCCCGGCATCCCCGCTGGGCCTTCCACTTCACGCCCACATCAGCATCCTGGCTCAACGCCGTCGAGGGCTTCTTCGCCAAACTCACAAAACGACGACTGAAACGCGGCATCTTCCGATCGGTCGTCGACCTGCAGGCTGCAATCAATCGCTTCGTAATCGAACATAACGCCGAACCGAAGCCCTTCACATGGACTGCCGATCCCAACAAAATTATCCGAGCCGTCAGACGCGGGCACCAAGTGTTAGATTCCATCCACTAG
- a CDS encoding DNA cytosine methyltransferase: protein MDAAEFGAATRRPRLFIIGYDPARCDNVTESDIETKKQKATTVRAAISDLATAIQLDNDGEYDQWKIRQPGRPSQYAACLRNEDGTFTGHRRTSHTPEVIKRFKKVEQGGVEAIGRHPRLSWDGQCPTLRAGTGNDRGSFQSVRPIHPDEPRVITVREGARLQGFPDDFRFHPTVWHSFRMIGNSVSPIMSKAIFSLIATRIETGRRFQVAAE from the coding sequence TTGGATGCTGCCGAATTCGGCGCGGCTACCCGGCGCCCCCGCTTGTTCATCATAGGTTATGATCCGGCTCGCTGCGACAACGTCACCGAGTCCGACATCGAGACGAAAAAGCAGAAGGCGACGACCGTTCGCGCTGCGATTTCCGATCTCGCTACCGCCATCCAACTCGATAACGACGGCGAATACGATCAATGGAAAATCAGACAGCCGGGGCGTCCAAGTCAGTATGCGGCCTGTCTCCGAAACGAAGACGGGACGTTCACCGGGCACAGACGAACCTCCCATACTCCCGAGGTGATTAAGCGGTTCAAGAAGGTGGAGCAAGGCGGCGTCGAAGCGATCGGACGACACCCGCGACTTAGCTGGGATGGCCAGTGTCCGACACTACGTGCAGGCACCGGCAACGATCGCGGATCGTTTCAATCCGTGCGACCGATTCACCCCGACGAACCGCGTGTGATAACGGTCAGAGAAGGAGCTCGACTTCAGGGCTTCCCAGACGATTTCCGATTCCATCCGACCGTTTGGCACAGTTTCAGAATGATCGGCAACAGCGTCTCACCCATCATGTCCAAGGCCATATTTTCGTTGATTGCGACACGCATAGAAACCGGACGAAGATTTCAAGTCGCAGCGGAGTGA
- a CDS encoding very short patch repair endonuclease: MVDRLTPERRSWLMSRVGGKNTTPEIVVRKVAHSLGLRFRLHRKQLPGTPDLVFPKWRTAIFVHGCFWHRHPGCAKASTPKSRTEYWQDKFETNVRRDKKNVALLRKQGWLVLTVWECETKNVDKLGAKLSQAFKKRAQYMVRSTRG; this comes from the coding sequence TTGGTAGACCGACTGACGCCAGAACGACGATCCTGGCTGATGTCTCGCGTAGGCGGCAAAAACACCACGCCTGAAATCGTGGTGAGAAAGGTTGCTCACTCGCTAGGATTACGATTCCGCCTCCATCGAAAACAACTGCCAGGAACGCCGGATCTTGTTTTTCCCAAGTGGCGGACGGCAATCTTCGTCCACGGTTGCTTCTGGCATCGGCACCCGGGTTGCGCGAAGGCAAGCACCCCCAAAAGCCGAACCGAATACTGGCAGGACAAATTCGAAACGAACGTCCGGCGCGACAAGAAAAATGTTGCACTATTGCGCAAGCAGGGCTGGCTTGTTCTCACTGTTTGGGAGTGCGAAACCAAAAACGTCGACAAGCTCGGAGCCAAGCTCTCTCAAGCCTTCAAGAAAAGGGCTCAATATATGGTTCGCAGTACACGTGGCTAG
- a CDS encoding HNH endonuclease: MGEKVETANIETISIKFGKLEAALAAGLSRERCLRLWSEFIRERDGHRCVDCHSRHRLSAHHICRKSLLKAAEFQTGNGITLCSSCHGEMHQGFNGRPNFELPVDAQNGEKLHLMERLYSILTDDAVERGLMREEFYFLSDEVLMSFKRMQGYEWADFPGARIEQAYLILAECEYGIRESAAKTEGVPVPDRPLLPGGMYLVYPQNEGQPRKTVLMQTYVPRWNV, encoded by the coding sequence ATGGGCGAAAAGGTCGAAACCGCAAATATCGAGACGATCTCGATTAAATTTGGGAAGCTCGAAGCTGCGCTCGCGGCAGGCTTGTCTCGCGAGCGGTGCTTACGTCTATGGAGCGAGTTCATTCGCGAGCGCGACGGCCATCGTTGTGTCGATTGCCATTCTCGCCATCGGTTGTCTGCGCATCATATTTGTCGCAAGTCTCTTTTGAAGGCGGCAGAGTTTCAGACAGGAAATGGGATCACGCTCTGCTCGTCGTGCCATGGAGAGATGCATCAAGGCTTCAACGGGCGACCGAATTTTGAATTACCCGTGGATGCCCAAAATGGAGAAAAACTCCATCTGATGGAGCGCCTCTACAGCATTCTCACCGACGATGCGGTCGAACGCGGCTTGATGCGAGAAGAATTCTACTTTCTGAGCGATGAGGTGCTTATGTCCTTCAAGCGAATGCAGGGGTATGAATGGGCGGACTTCCCTGGGGCAAGAATCGAGCAGGCATATTTGATATTAGCCGAATGCGAATACGGCATTCGGGAGAGTGCGGCAAAAACGGAGGGCGTCCCGGTACCTGATCGACCTCTGCTGCCTGGGGGCATGTATTTGGTCTATCCCCAGAACGAAGGGCAGCCACGTAAAACAGTTCTCATGCAGACCTACGTGCCCCGTTGGAACGTCTAG
- a CDS encoding DUF2786 domain-containing protein, with the protein MTKTKKPSARELPLVKRRIAALLEKTEANGCTPGENAAAFEKAEELVAKYKLNPDSFRWPSRPSTPFGSARSGPGASKQPPAAVPSRGRGIGKLAERLIVEHPDWTYRRIAQEVNGRIAGAAASDKSVRWYASRLRKRANEAGASRSTESDGRKGRNRKYRDDLD; encoded by the coding sequence ATGACCAAGACGAAGAAGCCAAGCGCGAGGGAACTGCCGCTGGTCAAGCGGCGCATCGCGGCGCTGCTGGAGAAGACCGAGGCGAACGGCTGCACGCCGGGCGAAAATGCCGCCGCTTTCGAGAAGGCGGAGGAATTGGTCGCCAAATACAAGCTCAACCCCGACTCGTTCCGGTGGCCGTCGAGGCCATCGACGCCATTCGGCTCGGCAAGGTCCGGACCGGGCGCATCGAAGCAGCCACCGGCCGCCGTGCCGAGCCGTGGACGCGGCATCGGCAAGCTCGCCGAGCGGCTGATCGTCGAGCACCCGGACTGGACCTACCGGCGGATCGCTCAGGAGGTCAATGGGCGTATCGCGGGTGCGGCTGCCAGTGATAAAAGCGTCAGATGGTATGCGAGCCGATTGCGCAAGCGAGCGAACGAAGCCGGCGCATCCCGATCAACGGAATCAGATGGGCGAAAAGGTCGAAACCGCAAATATCGAGACGATCTCGATTAA
- a CDS encoding helix-turn-helix domain-containing protein, producing the protein MDGKSTFRRHAVMADYRRVLAQNVKAARKTLDLSQEALALEAEIDRTYISGVERGLRNPSLDLIVKLALNLKTTPAALLTPPKGRT; encoded by the coding sequence GTGGACGGTAAGTCCACATTCCGACGCCATGCGGTCATGGCGGACTACCGGAGAGTCCTGGCGCAGAACGTGAAGGCAGCGAGAAAGACCCTCGACCTGTCGCAGGAGGCGCTTGCCCTGGAGGCGGAGATTGACCGGACCTACATTTCCGGTGTCGAGCGAGGTTTGCGCAATCCGTCGCTCGACCTGATCGTCAAGCTGGCGCTGAATCTCAAGACCACGCCGGCGGCGCTGCTGACGCCGCCGAAGGGCCGTACCTGA
- a CDS encoding DUF5906 domain-containing protein — MSDVLENENGRIGEIDAPAGAREKTAGFDADVVENAEIGIPETPSFQDASLLDEYEQAGHGAKLIRLRGKEPVGRWKDLPSIGVDGGKRWMAKGGNVGFRMSNTDLVIDIDPRRFPDSDDVLARFLRDFDLPAHPFVLTGGGGYHLYFRKPAEDIVRYEHDNYPGFEFRTSGHYVVSAGSVHPDTGRLYRFDDDPLRCSLSEAPMMPDRLLDAIRKPNIEASSDEAGALDPETLAEWLVDVDPTEFKDQRKWQDMMMACHHATNGTGVDEFIVWSTSDPEYSDYSEVIRQRWDPLEAIPDGITVRTLIGYLPREKRREAVELINRTNALDDFPDDLDAEPDKTRSVWDDWVFVADAMQFVRREDGKKYRTDQWKALYAGLNPDGEVLNAIWKGRVPMRKFESLVYLPETGEFPDGESGRRYNIWRKDGVEAKAGDVTPFLVHLAYLFPDGKDRDHVLDYLALLVQRPADKIHFALLIRGAQGTGKSWIGRLMERIVGSRNTVRPSNEEVVSHWTAWMEGAQLAVIEELMTLGRKEVANRLKPAITDPTIRIEEKNCSLYSIPNCLNFIGFTNHEDALPIEHGDRRWLVVFSPARPRDSAYYQGLFEFLDGDGAAYVKHWLLKRKVGLNPHGVAPFTAGKEAMRRLSIGDAEAYLLELFEERQPPFDFDLVRVDELVDAVPSALRGRSNLRARVSKFLKDEIGAVSHARYTKADRQRPAYQLWSVRNHDIWDNIGASGRIDAYLSHRSDDVLDQFKR, encoded by the coding sequence ATGAGTGACGTTCTGGAAAACGAGAACGGGCGCATCGGGGAGATCGATGCGCCCGCAGGTGCTCGGGAGAAGACTGCCGGGTTCGACGCCGACGTTGTTGAGAATGCCGAAATTGGCATTCCCGAAACGCCGTCGTTCCAGGATGCGAGTCTTCTCGATGAGTACGAACAGGCGGGGCACGGCGCCAAGCTGATCCGGCTTCGTGGAAAGGAGCCGGTCGGGCGCTGGAAGGACTTGCCCTCCATCGGTGTTGACGGCGGCAAGCGCTGGATGGCCAAGGGCGGCAACGTCGGCTTCAGGATGTCGAACACGGATTTGGTGATCGACATCGATCCGAGGCGTTTCCCCGATAGCGACGACGTGCTTGCTCGCTTCCTGCGGGACTTCGACCTGCCGGCGCACCCTTTCGTGCTGACGGGTGGCGGCGGATACCACCTCTATTTCAGGAAGCCGGCGGAAGATATCGTGAGATACGAGCACGATAACTATCCCGGCTTCGAGTTCCGAACATCTGGTCATTACGTTGTGTCGGCAGGCTCGGTGCATCCCGATACGGGCCGGCTCTATCGCTTCGACGACGATCCGTTGCGCTGTTCTCTGTCGGAGGCGCCGATGATGCCTGATAGGCTCCTGGACGCGATCAGGAAGCCGAATATTGAGGCTTCGAGCGATGAAGCCGGTGCGCTCGATCCCGAGACCCTGGCCGAATGGCTGGTCGACGTCGATCCGACCGAGTTCAAGGACCAGAGGAAGTGGCAGGACATGATGATGGCCTGCCACCATGCGACCAACGGCACAGGCGTTGACGAGTTCATTGTGTGGAGCACGTCGGACCCGGAGTATTCGGATTATAGCGAAGTCATACGGCAGCGCTGGGACCCGCTCGAAGCTATTCCGGACGGGATCACGGTCAGGACTCTGATCGGCTATCTGCCGCGGGAGAAGCGTCGAGAGGCGGTTGAGCTTATAAACAGAACCAACGCGCTGGACGACTTCCCCGACGACCTTGATGCCGAGCCGGACAAGACGCGCTCAGTGTGGGACGATTGGGTGTTCGTGGCCGATGCCATGCAGTTCGTGCGACGCGAGGACGGGAAGAAGTACCGAACCGACCAGTGGAAGGCGCTCTATGCCGGCCTCAATCCCGATGGCGAGGTTCTGAACGCCATCTGGAAGGGGCGCGTTCCGATGCGCAAGTTCGAGTCGCTGGTCTATCTGCCCGAGACCGGCGAGTTCCCCGATGGCGAGAGTGGGCGGCGCTACAACATCTGGCGCAAGGATGGTGTTGAAGCGAAGGCGGGAGACGTGACGCCTTTCCTGGTCCACTTGGCGTATCTGTTTCCCGACGGGAAGGACCGTGACCACGTTCTCGACTATCTCGCCTTGCTGGTGCAGCGGCCTGCCGACAAGATCCACTTCGCCTTGCTCATTCGTGGTGCTCAGGGGACCGGCAAGAGTTGGATCGGCCGGTTGATGGAGAGGATCGTGGGCAGCCGGAACACCGTTCGTCCGTCGAACGAGGAGGTCGTGTCGCACTGGACGGCGTGGATGGAAGGCGCGCAGCTTGCCGTCATCGAGGAGTTGATGACGCTCGGGCGCAAGGAGGTGGCGAACAGACTCAAGCCTGCGATCACCGATCCGACCATCAGGATCGAGGAGAAGAACTGCTCGCTGTACTCGATTCCGAACTGCCTGAACTTCATCGGCTTCACCAACCATGAGGATGCCCTGCCGATCGAGCATGGCGACAGGCGCTGGCTTGTGGTGTTCTCGCCTGCGAGGCCGAGAGACAGTGCCTACTATCAGGGCCTGTTCGAGTTCCTCGATGGCGATGGCGCTGCATACGTCAAGCACTGGCTGCTCAAGCGGAAGGTCGGCTTGAACCCGCATGGCGTGGCGCCGTTCACGGCCGGCAAGGAGGCGATGCGGCGCCTGTCGATCGGAGACGCCGAGGCGTATCTCCTCGAATTGTTCGAGGAGCGTCAGCCGCCCTTCGACTTCGACCTGGTGCGTGTCGATGAACTTGTCGATGCCGTGCCTTCGGCGCTGCGTGGACGCTCGAACCTTCGGGCTCGGGTGTCGAAGTTCCTCAAGGACGAGATCGGCGCCGTCAGCCATGCCCGTTACACCAAGGCCGACAGGCAGCGTCCTGCCTATCAGCTTTGGTCCGTGCGCAATCATGACATCTGGGACAATATCGGCGCTTCCGGCAGGATCGACGCCTATCTGAGCCACAGGTCGGATGACGTGCTCGATCAGTTCAAGCGGTAG
- a CDS encoding helix-turn-helix transcriptional regulator produces the protein MTDITIDLVESTLRRVLDAHNRSPWHDTESAAAYIGCEPGTLKTWRTRGEGPRYHLINNKSVRYNVADLDAFVRGEDNR, from the coding sequence ATGACGGACATCACGATCGATCTTGTCGAGAGCACGCTGCGGCGCGTTCTCGATGCCCACAACCGCTCGCCCTGGCACGATACGGAGTCGGCCGCCGCCTATATCGGCTGCGAGCCGGGAACGCTGAAGACCTGGCGCACGCGCGGCGAAGGCCCGCGCTACCATCTCATCAACAACAAGTCGGTTCGATACAACGTTGCGGACCTCGATGCCTTCGTGCGTGGGGAGGACAACCGATGA